One segment of Gasterosteus aculeatus chromosome 3, fGasAcu3.hap1.1, whole genome shotgun sequence DNA contains the following:
- the chmp5a gene encoding charged multivesicular body protein 5 has product MNRLFGRGKPKTPPPNLSDCIGSVDARSESIEKKIGRLDAELVKYKDQMKKMREGPSKNMVKQKAMRVLKQKRMYEGQREQLAQQSFNMEQANYTIQTLKDTKTTVEAMKIGAKEMKRAYKDVKLDQIDDLQDQLEDMMEDAGEVQEALSRSYGTPEIDEDDLEAELDALGDELLLDDDSSYLDEASAAPSIPEGIPSDSKTNKDGVLVDEFGLPQIPAS; this is encoded by the exons atgaacagacTATTTGGACGCGGAAAACCGAAAACGCCTCCTCCGAATCTGTCGGACTGCATCGGCAGC GTCGATGCGAGATCAGAGTCCATAGAAAAGAAGATCGGCAGACTGGACGCTGAACTCGTGAAGTACAAGGaccagatgaagaagatgagggAGGGGCCCTCGAAG AACATGGTGAAACAGAAGGCGATGAGAGTCCTGAAGCAAAAGAGAAT GTATGAAGGTCAAAGAGAGCAGCTGGCTCAGCAGTCTTTTAACATGGAGCAGGCGAACTATACAATCCAGACACTAAAGGACACCAAAACAACA GTGGAGGCCATGAAGATCGGCGcgaaagaaatgaaaagggcTTACAAGGACGTCAAGCTGGATCAGATTGAC GATTTGCAGGACCAGCTGGAGGACATGATGGAGGACGCCGGCGAGGTGCAGGAGGCCTTGAGCCGCAGCTACGGCACTCCAGAGATAGATGAGGATGATCTGGAAGCAG AGCTGGACGCTCTGGGcgatgagctgctgctggacgacGACAGCTCCTACCTGGACGAGGCCTCGGCTGCCCCGTCCATCCCTGAGGGAATCCCTAGTGACAGCAAGACGAACAAG GACGGCGTTTTGGTGGACGAGTTTGGTCTGCCGCAGATTCCTGCCTCATAG
- the oprk1 gene encoding kappa-type opioid receptor isoform X1: MYIHIYAAVCGACDLGRFCRLDPVTSVGSASDVTECGAGLQCAASGTQPSWHRQRVLSSSTHAIIPRNLLVPSGVRISVSGRASRLANGVENFSLRQKEEQQPGWEFSTMDSGVVHIYKEDRCPSGQLEDCFQNFTWPTGSSDIFNNTHNGTWDAEPEPMSPIIPIIVAVYSVVFVVGLAGNCLVMFVIVRYTKMKTATNIYIFNLAVADALVTTTMPFQSTDYLLSSWPFGEVVCKVFISIDYYNMFTSILTLTMMSVDRYVAVCHPVKALDFRTPVKAKIVNVIIWVLSSAAGIPAMILGSTKTNNGTTECALQFPDPYSYWDTLMKICVFIFGFVLPVIIISVCYTLMVMRLKSVRLLSGSREKDRNLRRITRLVLVVVAVFVVCWTPIHIFVLVKALYGQVPETTAVMAAYFFCVALGYTNSSLNPILYAFLDENFKRCFRDFCCPGAQGHRDSHGLSRVRSTLRDHSCPPDGRGDARRARNV, from the exons atgtatatacacatatatgcagCTGTGTGTGGTGCTTGTGATCTAGGTCGGTTCTGCAGGCTGGATCCTGTCACATCGGTTGGCTCAGCCTCTGATGTCACTGAGTGCGGCGCGGGTCTCCAGTGCGCAGCGTCAGGGACGCAGCCGTCGTGGCACAGACAGCGAGTTCTCTCCTCGTCAACGCACGCAATCATACCCAGAAACCTTTTGGTTCCTTCGGGCGTCCGGATTTCAGTCTCCGGCCGAGCATCCCGCCTCGCAAACGGCGTTGAGaactttagtttgcggcagaaaGAGGAACAG CAGCCCGGTTGGGagttcagcaccatggacagcggCGTGGTGCACATCTACAAAGAGGACAGGTGTCCCTCGGGCCAGCTGGAGGACTGTTTCCAAAACTTCACCTGGCCAACGGGCTCGTCGGACAtcttcaacaacacacacaacggcACCTGGGACGCGGAACCCGAGCCCATGTCGCCCATCATTCCCATTATCGTCGCCGTGTACTccgtggtgtttgtggtgggCTTAGCGGGAAATTGTCTGGTGATGTTTGTCATTGTCAG ATACACCAAAATGAAAACCGCCACCAACATCTACATCTTCAACCTGGCCGTGGCCGACGCTCTGGTCACCACCACCATGCCCTTCCAGAGCACCGACTACCTGCTCAGCTCCTGGCCCTTTGGTGAGGTGGTGTGCAAAGTCTTCATCTCTATCGATTACTACAACATGTTCACCAGCATCCTGACGCTGACCATGATGAGCGTGGACCGCTACGTGGCCGTGTGCCACCCCGTCAAGGCCTTGGATTTCCGAACGCCCGTCAAGGCCAAGATCGTCAACGTGATCATCTGGGTGCTGTCGTCCGCCGCCGGGATCCCCGCCATGATACTCGGCAGCACCAAGACCAATAACG GGACCACGGAGTGTGCCCTCCAGTTCCCTGACCCCTACAGCTACTGGGACACCCTGATGAAGATCTGCGTGTTCATCTTCGGCTTCGTGTTAcccgtcatcatcatctccgTCTGCTACACGCTGATGGTCATGCGGCTGAAGAGCGTGCGCCTGCTGTCCGGCTCGCGCGAGAAGGACCGCAACCTGCGGCGGATCACCCGCCTGGTTCTGGTGGTGGTCGCCGTCTTCGTGGTGTGCTGGACGCCCATTCACATCTTCGTCCTGGTCAAGGCCCTCTACGGCCAGGTGCCGGAGACCACCGCTGTCATGGCCGCCTACTTCTTCTGCGTGGCGCTGGGCTACACCAACAGCAGCCTCAACCCCATCCTCTACGCCTTCCTGGATGAGAACTTCAAGAGGTGCTTCAGGGATTTTTGCTGCCCCGGCGCCCAAGGACACAGGGACTCCCACGGGCTGAGCCGGGTGAGGAGCACCCTGCGGGATCACTCGTGTCCCCCAGACGGCCGAGGAGACGCGAGGCGGGCCAGGAACGTATGA
- the oprk1 gene encoding kappa-type opioid receptor isoform X2, which produces MYIHIYAAVCGACDLGRFCRLDPVTSVGSASDVTECGAGLQCAASGTQPSWHRQRVLSSSTHAIIPRNLLVPSGVRISVSGRASRLANGVENFSLRQKEEQPGWEFSTMDSGVVHIYKEDRCPSGQLEDCFQNFTWPTGSSDIFNNTHNGTWDAEPEPMSPIIPIIVAVYSVVFVVGLAGNCLVMFVIVRYTKMKTATNIYIFNLAVADALVTTTMPFQSTDYLLSSWPFGEVVCKVFISIDYYNMFTSILTLTMMSVDRYVAVCHPVKALDFRTPVKAKIVNVIIWVLSSAAGIPAMILGSTKTNNGTTECALQFPDPYSYWDTLMKICVFIFGFVLPVIIISVCYTLMVMRLKSVRLLSGSREKDRNLRRITRLVLVVVAVFVVCWTPIHIFVLVKALYGQVPETTAVMAAYFFCVALGYTNSSLNPILYAFLDENFKRCFRDFCCPGAQGHRDSHGLSRVRSTLRDHSCPPDGRGDARRARNV; this is translated from the exons atgtatatacacatatatgcagCTGTGTGTGGTGCTTGTGATCTAGGTCGGTTCTGCAGGCTGGATCCTGTCACATCGGTTGGCTCAGCCTCTGATGTCACTGAGTGCGGCGCGGGTCTCCAGTGCGCAGCGTCAGGGACGCAGCCGTCGTGGCACAGACAGCGAGTTCTCTCCTCGTCAACGCACGCAATCATACCCAGAAACCTTTTGGTTCCTTCGGGCGTCCGGATTTCAGTCTCCGGCCGAGCATCCCGCCTCGCAAACGGCGTTGAGaactttagtttgcggcagaaaGAGGAACAG CCCGGTTGGGagttcagcaccatggacagcggCGTGGTGCACATCTACAAAGAGGACAGGTGTCCCTCGGGCCAGCTGGAGGACTGTTTCCAAAACTTCACCTGGCCAACGGGCTCGTCGGACAtcttcaacaacacacacaacggcACCTGGGACGCGGAACCCGAGCCCATGTCGCCCATCATTCCCATTATCGTCGCCGTGTACTccgtggtgtttgtggtgggCTTAGCGGGAAATTGTCTGGTGATGTTTGTCATTGTCAG ATACACCAAAATGAAAACCGCCACCAACATCTACATCTTCAACCTGGCCGTGGCCGACGCTCTGGTCACCACCACCATGCCCTTCCAGAGCACCGACTACCTGCTCAGCTCCTGGCCCTTTGGTGAGGTGGTGTGCAAAGTCTTCATCTCTATCGATTACTACAACATGTTCACCAGCATCCTGACGCTGACCATGATGAGCGTGGACCGCTACGTGGCCGTGTGCCACCCCGTCAAGGCCTTGGATTTCCGAACGCCCGTCAAGGCCAAGATCGTCAACGTGATCATCTGGGTGCTGTCGTCCGCCGCCGGGATCCCCGCCATGATACTCGGCAGCACCAAGACCAATAACG GGACCACGGAGTGTGCCCTCCAGTTCCCTGACCCCTACAGCTACTGGGACACCCTGATGAAGATCTGCGTGTTCATCTTCGGCTTCGTGTTAcccgtcatcatcatctccgTCTGCTACACGCTGATGGTCATGCGGCTGAAGAGCGTGCGCCTGCTGTCCGGCTCGCGCGAGAAGGACCGCAACCTGCGGCGGATCACCCGCCTGGTTCTGGTGGTGGTCGCCGTCTTCGTGGTGTGCTGGACGCCCATTCACATCTTCGTCCTGGTCAAGGCCCTCTACGGCCAGGTGCCGGAGACCACCGCTGTCATGGCCGCCTACTTCTTCTGCGTGGCGCTGGGCTACACCAACAGCAGCCTCAACCCCATCCTCTACGCCTTCCTGGATGAGAACTTCAAGAGGTGCTTCAGGGATTTTTGCTGCCCCGGCGCCCAAGGACACAGGGACTCCCACGGGCTGAGCCGGGTGAGGAGCACCCTGCGGGATCACTCGTGTCCCCCAGACGGCCGAGGAGACGCGAGGCGGGCCAGGAACGTATGA